One genomic segment of Caldivirga sp. includes these proteins:
- a CDS encoding nucleotidyltransferase domain-containing protein — translation MSSWVRSHFEHLRKWMEYATAIMKAARDLIPGVRVYVIGGVAENRATVLSDIDILIVIPRDIAVNRVKLYRDILVRAMDNYGLPWDAPVELHIVYEDEAREYLKSKAVEVV, via the coding sequence GTGTCAAGCTGGGTTAGGAGTCACTTTGAGCACTTAAGGAAATGGATGGAGTATGCTACAGCCATAATGAAGGCTGCCAGGGATTTGATACCAGGGGTTAGGGTTTACGTAATCGGTGGTGTCGCTGAGAATAGGGCCACTGTGCTTAGCGATATAGATATATTGATAGTGATTCCAAGGGATATAGCGGTTAATAGGGTCAAGTTATATAGGGATATTTTGGTAAGGGCCATGGATAATTATGGACTGCCCTGGGACGCACCAGTGGAGTTGCATATAGTTTATGAGGATGAAGCTAGAGAATACCTAAAATCCAAGGCAGTTGAGGTGGTATAG
- a CDS encoding PaREP1 family protein, whose amino-acid sequence MSGEVTIPSMLIEELRRRGLDPEDVVLNALINVIHLDPSIVVEARLELAVKYLNEGRVLIDKDPVQASEKLYKAAEEAVKALAQYYGLREILDEVNEKGRWTVTELEKAMVEISKRLGDWFTQSWDTAWALHVWGFHEAKFDAEDVRIRLPYIERIVEEANKVVKGLGQN is encoded by the coding sequence ATGAGTGGTGAGGTAACTATACCAAGTATGTTGATTGAGGAGCTTAGGAGGAGGGGCCTTGACCCTGAGGATGTGGTACTGAACGCGTTAATTAATGTAATTCACCTAGACCCAAGTATCGTCGTCGAGGCTAGGCTTGAGTTGGCTGTTAAGTATCTCAATGAGGGTAGGGTTCTTATTGATAAGGACCCAGTACAGGCTAGTGAGAAGCTTTACAAGGCCGCCGAGGAGGCTGTTAAGGCATTGGCTCAGTATTATGGCTTGAGGGAAATCCTAGATGAGGTTAATGAGAAGGGTAGATGGACCGTAACCGAGCTTGAGAAGGCTATGGTGGAGATATCGAAGAGGCTAGGTGACTGGTTTACGCAATCCTGGGACACGGCATGGGCACTACACGTGTGGGGCTTTCATGAGGCGAAATTCGACGCTGAAGATGTGAGAATTAGGCTACCTTACATTGAGAGGATCGTGGAGGAGGCTAATAAGGTAGTGAAGGGCTTGGGTCAGAACTAG
- a CDS encoding HEPN domain-containing protein, producing MSGIYSRKLKSRALDALRIAENIDNHDIAMFLIEQATQLYVKAAYFELFGVKVRGHGIRELLDLLAKDLEAQGYSELARELRDFVADNRDVLIMLEEAYVESRYGESSYDINDVSTVLRVVKSLIMLLDGLVNRVKLG from the coding sequence ATGAGCGGTATTTACTCCAGGAAGTTAAAAAGCAGGGCGCTAGATGCATTACGCATTGCTGAAAACATTGATAATCATGATATAGCAATGTTTCTAATAGAGCAAGCCACTCAACTATACGTAAAGGCCGCATACTTTGAGTTATTCGGCGTTAAAGTTAGGGGCCATGGAATCAGGGAGCTGCTGGACTTATTGGCCAAGGACCTTGAGGCGCAGGGATACAGTGAATTAGCCCGTGAGTTAAGGGACTTTGTTGCAGATAATAGAGATGTACTCATAATGCTTGAGGAGGCTTACGTTGAGAGTAGGTATGGTGAATCAAGCTACGATATTAATGATGTATCAACGGTGTTGAGGGTTGTTAAAAGTTTAATAATGCTATTAGATGGTTTAGTTAACCGTGTCAAGCTGGGTTAG
- a CDS encoding MFS transporter translates to MVALRNCELSFLSISFIISLSLQLMGAYLILWFYSMGLSLTGIGLITSIYMVLTLPVDVSSSAFADKYGRLKILSIGALIYGLGLISLSVSPSPIFIFLSYGVMGIGLGIYSNTLEAWIVDSLDSREKVAKVFSRQQMVNGVAGFLGNILAGALVLLYHRLNLPILIAGLLMLLSLPIALLSEDNKEVKMVTLPTQRIVKEAVRYVLGKGQLLALLISSIFTVFPLVAWMQFVSPYVVDVLGFPQRYWGFILSAYFLTVTLGGYMNVKLLKRVNNRLIAIFSVLLLSLFVLMLSISNLTLILLLLFGLSLIYPIRSSSIISWENELIPSNYRATALSTISVGALSLIGVIPLVIAYKVR, encoded by the coding sequence ATGGTTGCATTGAGGAACTGTGAACTCTCGTTTCTTTCAATTTCATTCATAATTTCGTTATCATTACAATTAATGGGGGCATATCTAATACTATGGTTCTATAGCATGGGGCTGTCCCTTACGGGGATAGGTTTAATCACTTCAATATACATGGTTTTAACATTACCGGTTGATGTGTCATCCTCCGCATTTGCCGATAAGTATGGGAGACTTAAAATCCTCTCAATAGGTGCATTAATCTATGGCCTAGGGTTAATCAGCCTATCTGTCTCACCATCCCCAATTTTCATATTTTTATCCTATGGAGTCATGGGTATAGGGCTAGGTATCTACTCTAATACTCTAGAGGCGTGGATCGTTGACTCCCTGGATTCGCGTGAGAAGGTTGCTAAGGTTTTTTCAAGGCAACAGATGGTAAATGGGGTTGCTGGATTCTTGGGGAATATACTCGCTGGTGCCTTAGTGCTTTTGTACCATAGGCTAAATTTACCCATTCTAATAGCTGGACTCTTAATGCTACTAAGCTTACCTATTGCACTACTTAGTGAAGATAATAAGGAGGTAAAGATGGTAACGTTACCTACCCAAAGGATTGTGAAGGAGGCTGTGAGGTATGTGTTAGGTAAAGGGCAGCTGTTAGCATTATTAATCTCCTCAATTTTTACCGTATTTCCGCTAGTGGCGTGGATGCAGTTCGTTTCACCATATGTAGTAGATGTGTTGGGGTTTCCCCAGAGGTATTGGGGATTCATCCTATCAGCCTATTTTCTAACAGTAACCCTAGGTGGTTATATGAATGTGAAGTTACTGAAGAGGGTGAATAATAGGTTAATTGCCATATTTTCAGTATTATTGCTATCGCTTTTCGTATTAATGCTCTCAATTAGTAACCTGACTCTAATACTATTGCTCCTCTTCGGCTTGTCGTTAATTTACCCTATACGCTCATCCAGCATCATCTCGTGGGAGAATGAATTAATACCTAGCAATTACAGAGCCACAGCGCTCTCCACAATCTCAGTGGGGGCACTTTCATTAATAGGAGTTATACCATTGGTTATCGCGTATAAAGTTAGATAG